The sequence TGCTTTCTCAATGCTCCCATCCTCATTCTCTGCTATCTCTATAATAGACTCTATCCTCGCCCTCAAAATCGGATTGTCCTTAAGCCGCTCATCTATGCTTACGCCTTTCCTCTTACCCCTATCCCTGCCCTCTATTTCATCCATTGTCTTGCCTTTATGTCTCATAACCTTTACCTCCTTACCTAACACTACCACATCCTGCCGCTTCCTTCTTCTCTGTCCTTCTTCTTGCCACCACTTTTAATTACACCCGGACCTGCGCTCAGATCGTCTTGAGGCGGCGGCGCGCCTTTTCGAGCGAACAGGCTTCGGCGAGCAGCGCCTCCCAGGGATTCTTTCGCTCGATCAGGCGGTCAAGGTCGCGGAGGGTATAGGCTCGCGCCGTGAGTCTCGGGTCTCTCAGCTCGTTCCACGCCAGCGGCGCTGCAACGGGAGCGCCTGCCAAGGCGCGGACTGCGTAAGGAGCGACCGCGGTCTGGCCGAACGCATTGCGCTGCACATCGATATAGACGCGGCCCTCGCGCCTCTCGATACGCTGTTCGGCGGTAACCATGTCGGGCTCCATCCGGATGAGCACCCCCACCATTCCCTGGGCAAAGCCCCGCACCTCGTCGAACCCGGCCCGGCCGTCGAGCGGAACCACCACATGAAGGCCTCGCGAGCCGGTGGTCATCACGAAGGAGCCGAGCCCCGCCTCCCGTAAAAACTCTCTCAGCATCAGTGCCGTCGAGCGCACGGGGCCGAAGCGGTCTTCAGACGGATCGATGTCGAAAATCATACGGTCGGGATTGTCCGGGGTATCGGCCCTGCTGAGCCAGATGTGGGGGACGCTGACCTGGTTGGCGAGGTAGAGGAGGGTCTCCCTGTTCTCGGCGGTGATGTGGGTGATGCTGCCCCCTCCCTTGAGCGGTACCGCAGCGCGCGCTATCCATTCCGGGAAATAGTCGGGCGCCTGCTGCTGTACGAACGTATCGCCGTAAATGCCGTCCGGAAATCGCTCCAGCATCAAAGGCCTGCCCTGCACAAAAGGGAGCATGACCGCGGCTGCCCGGTCATAATAGTCGATGAGATCGGCCTTGGTGATACCGTCTTCGGGAAAAAGCACTTTCTCGAGATTGGAGAGCTCGATGGTACGGGAATCGAAACCGACTCTCTCTCTCGACATGCTGCACCTCCTGCTGTTTCGCGGCGTCAGCTCTCGTGCCGCTGCGCTTCTGCCCTGATCAGGGCCTTGAGCTTCTTGAAGTCCTCCTCGAACAGCTCTTTTGTTCCGGGAAAGCGGAGCGCTGCCGAGGGATGGAAGGAGATGAAATAGGTCCTCCCTTCATGATGAACGAAGCTGCCGTGCTGTTTGGTGATCGCTACCGGACTGCCGAGCGCTGCAAGGCCGGCAACGCTGCCCAGGAGCACAACGATCTCCGGGTCGACCGCTCCAAGCTGCTTCATGAAGTGTGCGCGTGAGTGCCTGATACTCTCCCGTGAGGGCGTGCCCCGCTTCGGGAGATAGTAGACCGGGTTGGTGATGAAGACTTCATCCTCGGTCAGCCCGATCTCGCGTATCAGCGAGCGGAGCAGCCTGCCCGATCTCCCCACAAAGGGCCGGCCCGTCTTCGCCTCCTCCTTGCCGGGCGCCTCGCCGACGAACATGACCGCCGCATCGGGATTCCCCTCCCCGGTCACCGCCCTGCCGCTCCCCTGCTCCCGGCATTCATCACATGCCTCGATCTCCCGGGCGATCTTCGAAAGCTCCTCGCGCTTGTTCATCGTATGACTCTCTGCCTGCGTCGCCGCATTTCCTACTTAAACGGTACCCCATTACCTTCCCCATGTCAAAACGGTTCACTCCGGAGATAAAGAATCACAAGAGGAGAGGGGCGGAGGCGGGGCATTTGGAGCGGCTTGGGCAGCCCGGGCGGAGCCAGGATGGCGGAGCGGGGTGCCCCGCCTCGGAGACGGGCTGGATGCCCGTCGAGAATGAGCGCAAATGCCCCGCCTCCGCCCCTCTCCGGACCTGTGACATATTCGATTCGTTTATTCTGGGTTTACTCAGGGGAGAGGGCGGGCTACAATTTGAAGAGAGAGTGACCTTTCGACAAGGAGAGATCAAGCCATGCGCTCCTATAAGCGCCTTGAGGATTATGGAATTATCGGGGACCTCGACACCTGCGCGCTGGTGGGCAACGATGGTTCCATAGATTGGTGCTGCCTCCCTCATGTCGAATCACCGAGCGTCTTTGCCGCGCTCCTCGACCGGGAGAGAGGAGGCCGCTTCTCGATCACGCCCGTTCACCTCGCTTCATCAGAGCAGCGCTATGTAGACCGGACCACTGTGCTGAAGACTACTTTCCGCAGCAACGGCGGCGAGGCAGAGGTCGTAGACTTCATGCTCCCGAAGGAGATCGCCGGAAACGAAGCCCCGGTGGAGAAAAACATCTACCGGAAAGTATCGGGACGACGTGGCGTAGTATCCTTTGCCGTGGAGCTCAGCCCGCGCTTCGATTACGGCCGCGCCCCGACCGTCTTCGAACAAACGGAAGGGGGCATCCTTGCCGCCAGTGGAGAGGCGCGTCTGTATCTCGAATCACCAGTACCCCTGCGCATTACGGACGAGGGCGGCCGGGGGACCTTCACGATAAAGGACGGTGAGACCCTCTGGTTCGTCCTCGGCTACGGAAGCGCCCCGTTGTCGATGCCGGTCCTCTGCGATGAGGTGCTGCACGAGACGGTGCGCTACTGGGAAGGCTGGATGCATAAGTGCACGAGCGGCCGGTGTCTCTTCGAGGGGCCGTGGCACGAGCTGATCATCCGGTCGAGCCTGGTGCTCAAGCTCCTCGCCCATAACGAGACCGGCGCCATCTCCGCAGCACCGACCACCTCGCTGCCCGAAGTGATCGGAGGGGTGCGCAACTGGGACTACCGCTACAACTGGCTCCGCGACGCCTCTTTTACCGTGCAGGCGTTCAACAGCCTCGGTTATGTGCGGGAGGCGAAGGCGTTCCTGCGGTGGGCCAGAGGCATATTCACGAGACTCGATCCGGAGCAGATCAAGCCGCTCTACGGCCTGCACGGCGGCGTCGAGTTACGGGAGGAGGAGCTGCCGCACCTCTCGGGATACCGCTGCTCCCGCCCGGTGCGGATCGGCAACGCAGCGCACCGGCAGCTGCAGCTCGACATCTTCGGCGAGCTGATCGAGGCGGTTTACGATGCGACGCGGTACGGCGTGGAGATACCGCCGGACGCATGGTTTCATCTCGACGGCGTCATCGACTACGTCTGTTTCAACTGGAAGCGCAAGGACCACGGCATCTGGGAGCCCCGCTGCGCGCCGCGCCACTACACCCATTCGAAGCTCATGTGCTGGGTCGCCCTCGACCGCGGCATACGCATCGTCGAAAAGCTGGGCATGGATGCGAACACCGCGCACTGGAAGAGCGTGCAGCAGGAAATACGGCAGGCGATAGAGACGCAGGGGTTCAGCAGAAGGCTCAACAGCTTTGTCCAGCACTTCGACGGCGAAGAGCTCGACGCCTCGAGCCTGCTTATCCCGCTCATGGAGTTTCTCCCTTTCGACGATCCCCGGGTCCAGGGCACCATTGATGCGGTGAAGCAGAACCTGATGCGCAACGGCTTTGTCTATCGCTATCTCACCGATGACGGGCTTCCGGGAAGAGAGGGCTGTTTTATCCTCTGTTCTTTCTGGCTCGTCGATGCGCTCGCCCTTTCGGGACGGCGCGAGGAGGCGCTCGAGGTCTTCTCGACGATCTGCTCTCACGCGAGCCCTCTCGGCCTGCTGGCGGAAGAGATCGATCCCGACACCGGGGAGCAGCTCGGCAACTATCCGCAGGCCTACAGCCATATCGGCCTCATCAACAGCGCGCTCTATCTCGGCAAAGCGTTCGGAAAGGAGCAACGGGGGCCTGAACCGGTAGGCACAGAGGCGGGATAAGAGCAAAGGCTCTGTATGTCTTGTCGGGGATCTGGTGCTCGGGAGTCAGCGCCTGGAGTGACTACGCTGCATCGTCTTCGGACGAATCCTTTTCCTGCTCTTCGATAAACCTGAAGAGCTTCTCCATGGCGTCGATCTGCTGCAGCCGCTTGTTTCGCCCGGAGTGGCGGATGACGTCCTCGATGAAGTCCGGCGACTCGGGCAGATCGGCATTGTACACACCGCGCCTCGTGACCTTGTAACTCTCCACTTCCGTCCGCAGGGCGTTCGGCGTCGCCACGACCTTCCGGACCGCGATGAATCCGTTCTTCACGTTCAGCAGCCCGATGATCGAGCGCAGGTAGTTGATTGCATCGTTCCAGCTCTCGAGGGAGAATTCGATTTCCGCATGGATGACCGCCTCGCTGTCCCGGTTCACATCAATGGACGTGACCGTGAGGTCCCGCGAGCAGTTCCAGAGTTTATCGATGAGGTCCTGGCTGACTTTCTTGTGCGGATACGGCAGCTTTATATAAAATGCCCTTATCTCCCGGTAAAGCTCCATTGCTCATTATAGCACTATCCTCTCCGGAAAAGGCAACCACACCATGCAATGTTTCTCCTTTGTAATTGTTCTGCAACGTCATTATAATCGTGCCTCGTGAATCGATCGAATCCCCTGCAGTTTTCAATTTTGCTTTTTGCTTCTTGCTTCTTGATCTTTACTCACTATGCTCTCTTCATGGGGGCGGCCTTTAAACAAAGGATTTGCAGGCTGTCTAATCCTCCAGCTTGAAGGTTAAATAGTTAATTGATTTAGATGTAAATAAACCTTGACTAAAGGTTTGTACATGGTATAAAGTTTAAAAAATTTATTCTTACAGGGGGTAGTGACATGAGAAGGTATTTGGCAGTGCTCCTCGCGTTTTCTTTCCTTCTCCCGCTCTCTGCATTCGCGGCCGACCAGGGCGATCTGCTCCAGAAGATCGAAGCGCTCTCCAAAGAGCTCGATTCCCTGAAAGCCCAGATGCACGAGATGCAGAAGAAAGAGACCGTGAAGGAAGAAAGAATCACGATGGTGGAGAAGAAGGCCGAGGCAGCAGAGACGCCTTCCTGGTTCAGGATCGGCGGCGACTACCGGGCGAGGTTCGACTCTCTCAAAGGAGAGACTCAGACAGCCTTCGTGCTGTTTGCTCCGGGCGCAGTACCTGGTGTAATTACCGGGCAAGACGTTAAAAATGATGTACTGTTGACTAACCGCTTTGGCTTAAACATGGAAGCAAAAGCCACAGAGGACGTGACGGTTAAAGCAAGACTGTTGATGTACAAAGTTTGGGGCCATGAGAGCGAGGCTCCTGCGGCGGCTGGAAGCGTTGCCGGCGGGAACGCCTTCTTTGCCGACAGATTTTTCGACTTCGATGGTAATATTGCCCATGTCCCTAAAGACAACACTTTACGGGTAGATCAGGCATATGCCACATGGAGCAATGTGTTCGGTCAGCCGGTATGGTTCTCGGTCGGCAGGAGGCCCTCTACCGGCGGCATTCCGACGAATATAAGGCAGAACATCGAGAAGATCGGCAATGCCGGCGTTCCCGGTCTTTTAATCGATTATGCCTTCGACGGCCTCACCCTCGGCTATGCACCCGATATCGACGCCCTCCCCGGCGCCTATGCAAAGTTCTGCTATGGCAGAGGCTTCGACAGCGGGTATAGAAATCTCAATAACGGGCTGAAAGATGTAGACTTCATCGGGATCAATGTTGTCCCTTACGACACAGATGTTCTCCATGTAGAATTACAGTACAGCCGGGCGTTCAATATCTTCACCTTTCCGGAAGGAAATACCTTCTCAGCTCTTGGCGCTACCTTCCCCAATGCAAATGTTGGTGATATAGACCAGTACGGCACGGTAATTATGGGCAAGATCGATAAGGTTGGTCCTGGCGATATCAACCTCTTTCTCTCTGCTGCGCTGAGCAAGACCCATCCGAACAGTAACGGATTAGATTTATCTGGAATGGGACTTGGTACATTTGGACTGCTTTGGGATCCCGGTACCGAGAGGAAGAGCCGCACAGGTTATGGAGTCTATCTCGGTGGACGGTATGATATTGAAAAGACCGGCACCAAAATCGGGTTAGAGTACAACTACGGATCTAAGTACTGGATCACCTTTGCGCCTGCCTCTGACGATATCTGGACCGGCAAGCTGGGGACACGAGGTGATGTGTATGAGGCTTATATCATCCAGGAGCTCAATAAGAAACCTATAGCCAAAAGAGGAAAGGCTTTCTTCAGGCTGGGGTATCAATACTATGATTTCGAGTACTCCGGAAGCAATAACTGGATCGGGGCTCCCTATAAGATAAGTGAGATATCTGCTGCCTCTACACCGCAACTCTTCGCTCCGCTCAAGAACGCTCACGATATCTATTTGACCTTCGACGTCCTGTTCTAAACCGAAAAGGGAGGGCGAGAGCCCTC is a genomic window of Nitrospirota bacterium containing:
- the ligD gene encoding non-homologous end-joining DNA ligase, whose product is MSRERVGFDSRTIELSNLEKVLFPEDGITKADLIDYYDRAAAVMLPFVQGRPLMLERFPDGIYGDTFVQQQAPDYFPEWIARAAVPLKGGGSITHITAENRETLLYLANQVSVPHIWLSRADTPDNPDRMIFDIDPSEDRFGPVRSTALMLREFLREAGLGSFVMTTGSRGLHVVVPLDGRAGFDEVRGFAQGMVGVLIRMEPDMVTAEQRIERREGRVYIDVQRNAFGQTAVAPYAVRALAGAPVAAPLAWNELRDPRLTARAYTLRDLDRLIERKNPWEALLAEACSLEKARRRLKTI
- a CDS encoding uracil-DNA glycosylase, which translates into the protein MNKREELSKIAREIEACDECREQGSGRAVTGEGNPDAAVMFVGEAPGKEEAKTGRPFVGRSGRLLRSLIREIGLTEDEVFITNPVYYLPKRGTPSRESIRHSRAHFMKQLGAVDPEIVVLLGSVAGLAALGSPVAITKQHGSFVHHEGRTYFISFHPSAALRFPGTKELFEEDFKKLKALIRAEAQRHES
- a CDS encoding glycoside hydrolase family 15 protein, with the protein product MRSYKRLEDYGIIGDLDTCALVGNDGSIDWCCLPHVESPSVFAALLDRERGGRFSITPVHLASSEQRYVDRTTVLKTTFRSNGGEAEVVDFMLPKEIAGNEAPVEKNIYRKVSGRRGVVSFAVELSPRFDYGRAPTVFEQTEGGILAASGEARLYLESPVPLRITDEGGRGTFTIKDGETLWFVLGYGSAPLSMPVLCDEVLHETVRYWEGWMHKCTSGRCLFEGPWHELIIRSSLVLKLLAHNETGAISAAPTTSLPEVIGGVRNWDYRYNWLRDASFTVQAFNSLGYVREAKAFLRWARGIFTRLDPEQIKPLYGLHGGVELREEELPHLSGYRCSRPVRIGNAAHRQLQLDIFGELIEAVYDATRYGVEIPPDAWFHLDGVIDYVCFNWKRKDHGIWEPRCAPRHYTHSKLMCWVALDRGIRIVEKLGMDANTAHWKSVQQEIRQAIETQGFSRRLNSFVQHFDGEELDASSLLIPLMEFLPFDDPRVQGTIDAVKQNLMRNGFVYRYLTDDGLPGREGCFILCSFWLVDALALSGRREEALEVFSTICSHASPLGLLAEEIDPDTGEQLGNYPQAYSHIGLINSALYLGKAFGKEQRGPEPVGTEAG
- a CDS encoding DUF3373 domain-containing protein; the protein is MRRYLAVLLAFSFLLPLSAFAADQGDLLQKIEALSKELDSLKAQMHEMQKKETVKEERITMVEKKAEAAETPSWFRIGGDYRARFDSLKGETQTAFVLFAPGAVPGVITGQDVKNDVLLTNRFGLNMEAKATEDVTVKARLLMYKVWGHESEAPAAAGSVAGGNAFFADRFFDFDGNIAHVPKDNTLRVDQAYATWSNVFGQPVWFSVGRRPSTGGIPTNIRQNIEKIGNAGVPGLLIDYAFDGLTLGYAPDIDALPGAYAKFCYGRGFDSGYRNLNNGLKDVDFIGINVVPYDTDVLHVELQYSRAFNIFTFPEGNTFSALGATFPNANVGDIDQYGTVIMGKIDKVGPGDINLFLSAALSKTHPNSNGLDLSGMGLGTFGLLWDPGTERKSRTGYGVYLGGRYDIEKTGTKIGLEYNYGSKYWITFAPASDDIWTGKLGTRGDVYEAYIIQELNKKPIAKRGKAFFRLGYQYYDFEYSGSNNWIGAPYKISEISAASTPQLFAPLKNAHDIYLTFDVLF